One Desulfobacterales bacterium genomic window carries:
- a CDS encoding ABC transporter substrate-binding protein yields the protein MINKKTKDCGRHLMSRLNLAVGAMLCILLLGAPADAGWTIIDDDGQTVPFSQPFTRIISLYGAHTENLFSLGLDAEIIGVTRSDDFPAQALDKPRFSYREDAEKFIAARPDLVLVRPMISRGYPQLLVKLKQAGITVVSLQPTNIKDAFVYWGKLGLLTGRQQRAAAMVRDFRAGLAEIRKKLSVIAEPDRKTVYFEAIHSKMKTFSPSSMTIFALTAAGGRNVAVDADQVRNTNIAAYGKERILSHAHGIDVFLAQQGVMNKITRRMIIKEPGFSVIKAVRENEVYLIDEKLVSRPTMRLLKGIRLIGGILYPELFRDD from the coding sequence ATGATCAACAAAAAAACCAAAGATTGCGGCCGCCATCTTATGTCCCGGCTGAACCTGGCAGTGGGTGCGATGCTCTGTATTCTATTGCTGGGAGCGCCGGCCGATGCCGGATGGACCATAATCGATGATGACGGGCAGACGGTCCCGTTCTCCCAACCCTTTACGCGGATTATCTCCTTATATGGGGCCCACACCGAGAATCTTTTTTCCCTGGGGCTCGATGCGGAGATCATCGGTGTAACCCGGAGTGATGATTTTCCCGCCCAGGCCCTGGATAAGCCGAGGTTCAGCTACCGGGAGGACGCGGAGAAATTCATTGCCGCCCGGCCCGACCTGGTGCTGGTCCGGCCGATGATCAGCCGGGGCTATCCGCAGCTCCTTGTCAAGTTGAAGCAGGCCGGGATCACGGTGGTCTCCCTGCAGCCCACCAATATCAAAGACGCCTTTGTCTACTGGGGCAAGCTTGGCCTGCTCACCGGCCGGCAACAACGGGCCGCGGCAATGGTACGCGACTTCCGGGCCGGGCTGGCGGAAATCAGGAAAAAGCTGAGCGTTATTGCGGAACCGGACCGGAAAACAGTTTATTTTGAGGCTATCCATTCTAAAATGAAGACCTTTTCCCCTTCGAGCATGACCATCTTCGCCCTGACCGCGGCCGGCGGCAGGAACGTTGCCGTGGATGCCGACCAGGTACGGAATACCAATATCGCCGCCTATGGCAAGGAGCGCATCCTTTCCCATGCCCATGGGATTGATGTTTTCCTGGCTCAACAGGGCGTGATGAACAAGATAACCCGCCGGATGATCATCAAGGAGCCGGGGTTTTCAGTTATCAAGGCGGTCCGGGAGAATGAGGTTTATCTTATTGACGAAAAACTGGTATCGCGGCCGACCATGCGGCTGCTTAAAGGTATCCGCCTGATCGGCGGCATACTGTATCCGGAGTTGTTCAGGGATGATTAG
- a CDS encoding cobyrinate a,c-diamide synthase: protein MISPSRRIPAFCISGTHSGCGKTTITLGIMAALKKRGLRLAPFKCGPDFIDPSLHRLATGMVSRNLDLWMAGESFVRQCFHHHGAAADAAVIEGVMGLFDGGGSSSAALAEFLDLPVVLVVDARSMAESVAALVHGFTSLEPGLVVAGVICNRVGSERHRSLIEQAMTRYGLGPVLGFIPRKAEFTMPSRHLGLHMAGEQPISDAALERLATTIEQHIDLDGLLEHCQGRVEQPQPRRKSRAVKARIGVARDAAFCFYYQDNLEMLTAAGAELVEFSPLRDQALPEDINALYIGGGYPELHVKELAGNRTMLAAIRGWSRAGRLLYAECGGLIYLCKGIEDDCGAFHPLVNIFPVRARMHKGRQALGYREVRFLADCCWGQRGQTIRGHEFHYSDIEKMPAEVARLYALADGATEGYCLGNTCGSYIHLHLGSNSRAAEWFVGQAEKARGDGR, encoded by the coding sequence ATGATTAGCCCGTCCAGACGCATACCGGCTTTTTGTATCAGCGGCACCCATTCGGGCTGCGGCAAGACCACCATCACCCTGGGGATCATGGCGGCCCTGAAAAAAAGGGGGCTGCGGCTGGCGCCTTTCAAGTGCGGGCCCGACTTTATCGACCCCAGCCTGCATCGGCTTGCCACCGGGATGGTCTCAAGGAACCTCGATCTGTGGATGGCGGGTGAGTCTTTTGTGCGGCAGTGCTTTCACCACCATGGTGCCGCAGCTGACGCCGCGGTGATTGAAGGGGTAATGGGGCTGTTTGACGGCGGCGGCTCAAGCAGCGCGGCCCTGGCGGAATTTCTCGATCTGCCGGTGGTGCTGGTGGTGGATGCCCGCTCCATGGCCGAAAGCGTGGCCGCCCTGGTCCATGGTTTTACCAGCCTGGAACCGGGTCTTGTTGTTGCCGGGGTCATCTGTAACCGGGTCGGCAGCGAACGCCATCGTTCTCTCATTGAACAGGCCATGACCCGGTACGGCCTGGGGCCGGTTCTCGGTTTCATTCCCCGGAAGGCGGAGTTCACCATGCCGTCGCGTCACCTTGGTCTTCATATGGCCGGGGAGCAGCCGATTTCTGACGCAGCCCTTGAGCGGTTGGCAACTACCATTGAACAGCATATTGACCTGGACGGGTTGCTTGAGCATTGCCAGGGCAGGGTGGAGCAGCCGCAACCCCGAAGAAAATCCCGGGCAGTAAAGGCGAGAATCGGGGTGGCCCGGGACGCGGCATTCTGTTTTTACTATCAGGATAATCTGGAGATGCTGACCGCGGCCGGGGCGGAACTGGTGGAGTTCAGCCCCTTAAGGGACCAGGCCCTGCCGGAAGATATCAACGCGCTCTATATCGGCGGCGGGTATCCGGAGCTGCATGTCAAGGAACTTGCCGGCAACCGGACCATGCTGGCTGCGATCCGTGGCTGGTCAAGGGCCGGCAGACTGCTCTATGCCGAGTGCGGTGGTTTGATCTATCTCTGCAAGGGGATCGAGGATGATTGCGGCGCTTTTCATCCGCTGGTCAACATCTTTCCGGTGCGGGCCCGCATGCATAAAGGCCGGCAGGCCCTGGGCTACCGGGAGGTGAGATTTCTGGCGGATTGTTGCTGGGGACAGCGCGGCCAGACTATCCGGGGGCACGAGTTTCATTACTCTGATATTGAAAAGATGCCGGCAGAGGTGGCACGGCTCTATGCGCTTGCCGATGGCGCAACCGAAGGCTATTGCCTTGGGAATACCTGCGGTAGTTATATCCATCTGCACCTGGGAAGCAACAGCCGGGCCGCGGAATGGTTTGTCGGTCAGGCGGAAAAAGCCAGAGGAGATGGCCGGTGA
- a CDS encoding precorrin-8X methylmutase codes for MNGKIKKIAPRDIEAESFRIIEQELGGHDFDPLTLAVVQRVIHATGDFSFVDNLRFSAGAIAAGLSGIRAGKNILTDVNMAAAGVSRNILSQWGGRVVCMISAPETAARAKGAGKTRSEMAIELGLAENIGIVAIGNAPTALLKVMELIDQGAVARPDLVIGVPVGFVNAAESKELLACKEYPHITALGRKGGSPVAAAIVNALLRLAIKND; via the coding sequence GTGAACGGAAAAATAAAAAAGATTGCACCCCGGGATATCGAGGCGGAGAGTTTCCGGATAATTGAGCAGGAGCTGGGCGGGCATGATTTTGACCCCCTGACCCTGGCCGTGGTCCAACGGGTCATTCATGCCACCGGTGATTTTTCCTTTGTTGATAATCTCCGTTTTTCCGCTGGCGCCATTGCGGCCGGGCTCAGCGGTATCAGGGCCGGGAAAAATATTTTGACCGATGTCAATATGGCGGCCGCCGGGGTCAGCCGTAATATTTTATCGCAATGGGGCGGCCGGGTTGTCTGTATGATTTCAGCGCCGGAAACAGCCGCCAGGGCCAAGGGTGCCGGAAAAACCAGGTCCGAGATGGCCATTGAACTGGGGCTGGCTGAAAATATCGGCATTGTGGCCATTGGCAACGCCCCCACCGCCCTGCTGAAGGTCATGGAGCTGATTGACCAGGGCGCGGTGGCCCGGCCCGACCTGGTGATCGGGGTGCCGGTGGGTTTTGTCAATGCAGCGGAAAGCAAGGAGCTGCTGGCCTGCAAAGAATATCCCCATATCACCGCCCTGGGCCGTAAGGGAGGGAGTCCGGTGGCAGCGGCCATTGTTAATGCCCTGCTGCGACTGGCCATTAAGAATGATTAA
- a CDS encoding cobalt-precorrin-5B (C(1))-methyltransferase, producing MIKKRLRSGYTTGACAAAAAKAATLLAMRGSPVKAVEIPFPDSSRHFFTVHRCAWETSARGERFSIASVIKDAGDDPDVTNGAEIVARVRMVDRCDQEPDCVAGPLGDVLICRGQGVGMVSKPGLAVAVGEPAINPVPRRMICEAVLEGLAGDQKNIVEVTISIRNGEQLARKTLNYRLGIIGGLSVLGTTGIVRPVSAEAWTATIKASLSVARQAGLNEVVLSTGRTSEKGVQGLLDLPEEAYAMMGDYLHFSLRAAAEQGFARIHLAGMWAKIIKAAMEIPQTHVRHGALEAGQVAGLLQHLGADPATLQRLAGANTAREIYCRLDEMGEQDLVRAVCRKAAEYAQKTARVPVSVYLVSSSGKVEEHV from the coding sequence ATGATTAAAAAAAGACTTCGATCCGGCTATACCACCGGGGCCTGCGCCGCGGCAGCGGCCAAGGCGGCAACGCTCCTGGCCATGCGCGGTTCACCGGTAAAGGCCGTGGAGATACCCTTTCCGGACTCCAGCCGCCATTTTTTTACTGTGCATCGTTGCGCCTGGGAAACCTCGGCCCGGGGGGAGCGGTTTTCCATTGCCTCGGTGATCAAGGACGCGGGCGATGATCCCGATGTTACCAATGGCGCTGAAATCGTGGCCAGGGTCAGGATGGTTGACCGCTGTGATCAGGAGCCGGACTGCGTTGCCGGGCCGCTCGGGGATGTTCTTATCTGCCGGGGGCAGGGGGTCGGCATGGTCAGCAAGCCGGGCCTGGCAGTGGCGGTGGGAGAGCCGGCCATCAACCCGGTGCCGCGCCGGATGATCTGCGAGGCGGTGCTGGAGGGCCTGGCTGGAGATCAAAAAAATATTGTTGAGGTGACTATCTCCATTCGCAACGGCGAACAGCTGGCCCGGAAGACGTTGAACTACCGGCTTGGGATTATCGGCGGCCTGTCGGTCCTGGGCACCACCGGGATTGTCAGGCCGGTATCAGCCGAGGCCTGGACCGCCACCATCAAGGCCTCTCTGTCGGTCGCCCGCCAGGCGGGCTTAAACGAGGTGGTGCTCTCCACCGGCCGGACCTCGGAAAAGGGCGTGCAGGGCCTGCTCGATCTGCCGGAAGAGGCCTATGCGATGATGGGAGATTATCTTCATTTTTCCCTGCGGGCGGCGGCTGAGCAGGGGTTTGCCAGGATCCACCTGGCCGGGATGTGGGCAAAGATTATCAAGGCGGCCATGGAGATACCCCAGACCCATGTGCGCCACGGCGCCCTGGAAGCGGGGCAGGTCGCGGGTCTTCTTCAACATCTCGGGGCCGACCCGGCAACTCTCCAAAGGCTGGCCGGGGCGAACACCGCCCGGGAAATATATTGCCGGCTGGACGAGATGGGAGAACAAGACCTGGTCAGGGCCGTCTGCCGAAAGGCGGCGGAGTATGCGCAGAAAACAGCCCGGGTTCCGGTCTCGGTCTATCTGGTAAGCAGCAGCGGCAAGGTAGAGGAACATGTCTAA
- the cbiE gene encoding precorrin-6y C5,15-methyltransferase (decarboxylating) subunit CbiE, producing MSKIIVAGVSAFGIGKQEQRLLSGCCCIVAADRYRPLALELTAEVLPVAPLKQALAAIEARLGYGDVGLLASGDPLFFGIGRTLIEKFGPARVVVLPALSSLQLACARFKIPWDDITVISLHGRKCEQLSSRVLPCPKVAVFTDGLCSPDKVARSLQKYLELVGAEEVLAQCRVYVAENLGGNDERLVEGTIAEIAAMDFAALNIMILSRPAADRRSVKVLGLTESEISHSRGLITKDEIRAVTLHKLGLPVEGVLWDIGAGSGSVSVEAARICPGLTVFAVEKEEEQLANIRRNIVSLEAFNIIPVQGVAPEALAGLLAPDRVFVGGSGGRLATIIAVAAGRLKKDGIIVVNCVTAKTRDQAPELLARHGLALEVSQVSVSRPAVREKTKQVDFNPITVVTGKR from the coding sequence ATGTCTAAAATTATTGTGGCCGGTGTTTCCGCCTTCGGGATCGGCAAACAAGAACAGCGGCTTCTCTCCGGCTGTTGCTGCATTGTTGCTGCCGACAGATACCGGCCCCTGGCCCTGGAACTGACAGCGGAGGTGTTGCCCGTTGCGCCGCTCAAGCAGGCCCTGGCCGCCATTGAGGCCCGCCTTGGTTATGGCGATGTGGGGCTGCTGGCCAGCGGCGACCCGCTTTTTTTCGGCATCGGCAGGACCTTGATTGAGAAATTCGGCCCGGCCCGGGTTGTGGTCCTGCCGGCGCTTTCTTCCCTGCAACTGGCCTGCGCCCGTTTCAAGATCCCCTGGGACGACATAACGGTGATCAGCCTGCACGGCAGAAAATGTGAGCAGCTTTCCTCCCGGGTACTGCCCTGTCCCAAGGTGGCTGTTTTCACCGATGGTTTGTGTTCACCGGACAAGGTGGCCCGGTCGTTACAAAAATACCTGGAGCTGGTGGGGGCTGAAGAGGTTCTTGCCCAATGCCGCGTGTATGTGGCTGAAAATCTGGGCGGAAACGATGAGCGGCTGGTTGAGGGGACCATTGCCGAGATCGCGGCCATGGATTTTGCCGCGCTGAACATCATGATCCTCAGCCGGCCGGCCGCGGACCGCCGCAGCGTTAAGGTCTTGGGCCTGACCGAGTCGGAGATCAGCCACAGCCGTGGTTTGATCACCAAGGATGAGATCAGGGCGGTGACCCTTCATAAACTGGGCCTGCCGGTTGAAGGGGTTCTCTGGGATATCGGCGCTGGCAGCGGTTCGGTAAGTGTTGAAGCAGCCCGGATCTGTCCCGGACTTACTGTTTTCGCGGTGGAGAAGGAAGAAGAGCAACTGGCCAATATTCGCCGCAATATTGTTTCATTGGAGGCCTTCAACATCATACCGGTGCAGGGTGTGGCGCCTGAAGCCCTGGCCGGACTGTTGGCGCCGGACCGGGTATTTGTGGGCGGCAGTGGCGGCCGGCTGGCAACGATAATTGCCGTTGCCGCCGGCAGATTGAAAAAAGATGGCATAATCGTGGTCAACTGCGTGACCGCAAAAACCAGGGACCAGGCCCCGGAACTACTGGCCCGGCATGGCCTGGCGCTTGAGGTCTCACAGGTCTCGGTCAGCCGGCCGGCTGTGCGGGAAAAGACAAAACAGGTTGATTTCAACCCGATAACCGTGGTGACAGGAAAGAGATGA